One region of Macadamia integrifolia cultivar HAES 741 chromosome 11, SCU_Mint_v3, whole genome shotgun sequence genomic DNA includes:
- the LOC122092681 gene encoding mannan endo-1,4-beta-mannosidase 2 — protein MVAGNGLFYPLVGFAVCFAFMYMFLGNMSFHNYELPKMSFVETNGAQFMVDGKVFYVNGWNSYWLMYLGTEDYTAPKVREVLQLGAKMGLTVCRTWAFNDGAYNALQISPGQFDERVFGALDNVIAEARRHGIRLILSLVNNLQNFGGKTQYVKWAWEEGVALSSSNDSFFYDPSIRSYFKNYVKAVLTRKNSVTGIQYRDDPTIFAWELMNEPRCMSDPSGDTLQDWIEEMAGFVKSIDKKHLLTVGLEGFYGPTSPGKLNLNPADWAGAFGTDFIRNSKTPTIDFASVHVYPDHWSEGLEPEEKINFASKWVKTHIEDGDKELKKPIFFTEFGLVDDKKTFQPIHREKFYKTIYDNIYKSAKKKRSGAGACFWQFLVGGMEEYEDGNGIVPRERSSIYKVITDQSCRLARIQGGQDHLQGSLKDICSKMAN, from the exons ATGGTGGCAGGAAATGGGTTGTTCTACCCACTGGTTGGTTTTGCAGTTTGTTTTGCTTTCATGTACATGTTCTTGGGAAACATGAGCTTCCATAATTACGAGTTGCCCAAGATGTCCTTTGTGGAAACAAATGGGGCTCAATTCATGGTGGATGGGAAGGTATTCTACGTGAATGGATGGAACTCGTACTGGTTGATGTATCTGGGTACGGAGGACTACACCGCGCCCAAGGTCAGGGAAGTGCTCCAGTTGGGTGCCAAGATGGGTCTTACTGTTTGTCGAACTTGGGCTTTTAATGATGGAGCCTACAATGCCCTCCAGATCTCCCCTGGTCAGTTTGATGAACGCGTTTTCGGG GCATTGGATAATGTCATTGCAGAAGCAAGACGGCATGGGATCAGGCTGATTCTTAGCTTGGTTAATAACTTGCAAAATTTTGGTGGGAAGACCCAGTATGTCAAATGGGCATGGGAAGAAGGTGTTGCTTTGAGTTCTTCTAATGATTCATTCTTCTATGATCCATCCATCCGCAGTTATTTCAAGAATTATGTCAAG GCTGTCTTGACGAGGAAGAACAGTGTCACTGGAATTCAAtatagagatgaccccactatCTTTGCATGGGAGTTGATGAATGAACCCCGCTGTATGTCAGATCCCTCCGGTGACACCCTCCAA GATTGGATTGAAGAAATGGCTGGTTTTGTGAAATCAATTGACAAGAAACATCTATTGACTGTGGGGCTCGAAGGATTTTATGGTCCTACAAGCCCaggaaaattgaatttgaacccagcagactgggcaggtgcttTTGGGACTGATTTTATTCGAAATTCTAAGACCCCAACCATCGATTTTGCCTCTGTTCATGTTTACCCTGATCACTG GTCTGAAGGGCTAGAacctgaagaaaaaataaactttGCTTCAAAATGGGTTAAGACTCACATTGAAGATGGTGACAAAGAACTGAAGAAGCCAATCTTCTTCACAGAGTTTGGGTTAGTGGACGACAAGAAGACCTTTCAACCAATTCATCGTGAGAAATTTTATAAGACGATATATGATAACATTTACAAGTCAGCTAAGAAGAAGAGATCAGGAGCAGGGGCATGTTTTTGGCAGTTCCTGGTTGGAGGCATGGAAGAGTATGAAGATGGTAATGGGATTGTCCCACGGGAGAGATCATCCATTTATAAAGTGATAACAGATCAGTCATGTAGGCTGGCTAGAATCCAGGGAGGTCAGGATCATTTGCAAGGGAGCTTGAAAGATATTTGTTCAAAGATGGCGAACTag